The DNA window GAGCGACAAGCCGAAGAACGTTTTTCGCATCGACATCGAGCCGACCGAGGAGAATCCCGATCGGCATCCCACGCACGGCTGGCAGGTGCGCATCAAGCGCCAGAAAGAACAGCACACAAAGTATTTCTCCGACAAGCGCTTCGGCGGCCGAGAAGGGGCGCTGGAGAAGGCGGTCGAGTACCGCGATGACTTGCTGGAGGAGCTGCCGGATCCGATGGATCCGGTCAAACGATCGGCAGAGGCGCGCTCAAAGACGGGCGTCATCGGCCTCAACTTCTGCTGGAAGGACGACGGCAGCGGTACCCCAAAACCCTACGTCCAACTCAGCTGGCTAGAGGACGACGATACGCGTCGCAGCGCGGCCTTTTCGGTGCGGAAGTGGAATCTGCGCCGCGCCGTCTGGAAGGCCTGCGTCCGCCTGCACAAGGCCCGCGCCGAGCAAGACGGGGAGGCCGAGGAGGTGAACGACATGTTTCAGACGGCCTTCCCCAACATTCGGGAGCAGTACGAAAAGGGCCCGGACGGCAACGGCCTGCCGGACGAGGAAGCGGAGGTAACTGAACCGGAGGAGATGGCGGAGGCGTAGCGCCAACGGGCGATGGGCGCGTGTAAAAACGGGCGACGGAGCGGTTCCCCCCGCCGTTTACAGGTGAGCGCCGTCGACGTTACTGGGGCGTTCCCTCGAGAAGACGCGCCAGAAAGGCCACGTCACTCCACGTTCGGTTTGCTCGCCCGAGCCGGACGACAACCATCTGCCGCGAGGGAATGACGTAGAGCCGCTGATTGTATCGTCCGGCGGCCATGAACAGCTCCGCGGGTGCGCCGTCGTAGATCAGGTGATCCTGTCCGCGAGGCAGAAGAATACGCTCGGGCACGTGCGGCCAAAACGACAGCGAGTCTGCTGTGCTGAGGTCGACGTTCAGCCACACGCCCAGTCCGAATGCGGGGCTCGCGGGCGTCGGTTCGGTCAGCCGATCCACGTTTTCAATGACCTGCTCTCCGTGCCATCGGCCGTCGTTGAGAAGGAGTCGACCAATCCGCCCCAGCTCCCTCGGCGTAAGGTGAGCGCCATCGAATAGGCGAGGGGGTAATGCCGTCCTTCTGCTCGACGCTCTCTCGGTTTCCGTCACGGCCCTCCACCGTCCACCGGGAATGCCGAGGGGCTGAAAAAGCCGGTCTTTCATCTGCTTGATGCGCTCCGAGCGCTCCATCACCGCCCCGAGAACCTGAACGGCCGTGGGACCAAATCGAAACGACTCTCCAGGAGCATGAACCAGCGGTGCTTCGAGGGCCTCGTCGAACATTGGCACGTCTCCGTGCCCAACGCCCGTTGCCTTTAGCCCACTCGTAAAGTGGAGGAGTTCGGACCACGTAATGGTGGCCTTTTCTTGAGTCGTGCTCCACGCCGGGAGGTCGGCCGAAACCGGCCTGTTCAAATCAAACTCTTCGTCGCTGTTCGCCAGCAGAGTTAACACAGGGAAGAGCATGCTGATCTCGGTTAGGATGTGCTGCTGCCCCCGGGAATCGCCGTTCGGATAGTCTTCGCGAACGAGCGTGCCGTCGATCCAAACTAGCAACGCATCCCCGTCCTT is part of the Salinibacter sp. 10B genome and encodes:
- a CDS encoding serine hydrolase yields the protein MRAHLGLSFSALFLVLTIFSAGCSGGQVVSQQERLDRATAYSAEKDGDALLVWIDGTLVREDYPNGDSRGQQHILTEISMLFPVLTLLANSDEEFDLNRPVSADLPAWSTTQEKATITWSELLHFTSGLKATGVGHGDVPMFDEALEAPLVHAPGESFRFGPTAVQVLGAVMERSERIKQMKDRLFQPLGIPGGRWRAVTETERASSRRTALPPRLFDGAHLTPRELGRIGRLLLNDGRWHGEQVIENVDRLTEPTPASPAFGLGVWLNVDLSTADSLSFWPHVPERILLPRGQDHLIYDGAPAELFMAAGRYNQRLYVIPSRQMVVVRLGRANRTWSDVAFLARLLEGTPQ
- a CDS encoding AP2 domain-containing protein translates to MSDKPKNVFRIDIEPTEENPDRHPTHGWQVRIKRQKEQHTKYFSDKRFGGREGALEKAVEYRDDLLEELPDPMDPVKRSAEARSKTGVIGLNFCWKDDGSGTPKPYVQLSWLEDDDTRRSAAFSVRKWNLRRAVWKACVRLHKARAEQDGEAEEVNDMFQTAFPNIREQYEKGPDGNGLPDEEAEVTEPEEMAEA